From Chaetodon auriga isolate fChaAug3 chromosome 10, fChaAug3.hap1, whole genome shotgun sequence, a single genomic window includes:
- the LOC143327105 gene encoding uncharacterized protein LOC143327105 codes for MNRDGDKSAKTALRSQKQPRTQQQASVQKKKKDAQSGSLSKDSQSAQCDSGKEVKSAGQQGKRPGKVSSGATVEGHRSPGAQRKLSDASNASEDLSKDSGCLSGKLSSSDSSSEISDCPSEGNKHDSPSCDNDLSWIDGAAYVSPDSGGEGDGKPCAKAARGTCAPQPDAAGGAFSFFNSSGSFMDLMMGETTEDLVREVDDLRSENEYLKDEVEELRCEMLEMRDMFQEEEVYQLQELRLQLEQANKTCRILQYRLRKAERRSIRVAQTGQVDGELVRSLEHDIKVAKSVSLRLYNELEVVQKKNSQLEWENEALREKTQELEVARQVLQAEVEKARESTLKKKSIRSTSSKAEKRLSQQIEDDSADLRCQLHFAKEELALMCKKLTKLVLESEAMREELAKYHSAYGDVDVTQSPEGKQHSARAREAEVKVHLKLVEEEATLLSRRIVELEVENRGLRAEMSDLREKMGRGGAEEEEEENRDVSEENVPAGTPVKDGEGGLKTGCKYEQVQDKEAEKKVEASSLCGQAQTEGTITACHITREGPVGGEWDPSDSPESDHNKSPDRGLKGMTVKDYETLLALRDHSCILGSAIQLLMTPPKNGHCSSPSSAFTSAPEVDLNGKAQKTFLPGPLNEALELLQAMLLAFIGRVETILTGEDFGKLSAHKDGHVWDSYTFSFLSGDRDVDALSKQECVEDLHTPESKEREKQMRKAVSSQWDLIHSCRDPKMQLSLQILQILHQWCEVKGPGLEGKEGKDKTMSVLRGLLQDLGAELRDERIESDREAKATQAKAAECAVSRILYDEQHAEADRMCNSKRKRFGRQFPPHGCTRKNWCYLSQEAAQLDREDPVKTWDHLIMPLSFPDLDFEQMSLERSHTAPEKSAFRIYYSPPSARRVQLAQRKQSPVADSESVDTASPWCTPPTSFASLCLGSSANLSDDMKEMTASWRQTVHASSQERRGRSQGRWVDVVCSGTQTHLKPLMVSVGLQTDGTVSVRGSPSRVLSTSLVSARSHHISTSLDGVPSRIERSRASTSSPKLYRRHSTSGASTPPSSTSLSSSSSSASTPRDRALWNLNHQSHAGLSWTRQTSHRAGAGQTQGSPKPPSKSAGANRYGVVTEFLRRVSGRAEKPAPGSGQKTKSGLKSLERVPTRPPAAPLHRNDSVTRIVNQRFMRQREETTRAQREEKGSSLNHGVRHSLSPVSTEDGNYDCSSSSTLAFCFARSSRSAQRQTSNQSKVQRHRDSAANSEL; via the exons ATGAACAGAGACGGAGACAAGAGTGCAAAGACTGCGCTCCGGAGCCAGAAGCAGCCCAGGACGCAGCAGCAGGCTTCTgtccagaagaagaagaaagatgccCAGAGTGGCTCCCTCTCCAAAGACTCACAGTCAGCTCAGTGCGACTCTGGGAAGGAGGTGAAATCGGCGGGACAGCAGGGAAAACGACCGGGGAAAGTGTCATCAGGTGCCACCGTGGAGGGCCACAGGAGCCCCGGTGCGCAGAGGAAACTGTCCGATGCCAGCAACGCTTCAGAGGACCTGAGCAAAGACTCTGGCTGCCTGTCTGGGAAACTCTCCTcgtcagacagcagctcagaaaTATCCGATTGCCCCTCGGAGGGCAACAAGCACGACTCTCCGAGCTGCGACAATGATTTAAGCTGGATAGACGGGGCGGCTTATGTGAGCCCGGACAGCGGGGGGGAAGGCGACGGCAAACCGTGCGCAAAGGCAGCGAGAGGTACCTGCGCTCCGCAGCctgatgctgctggaggggCTTTCAGTTTCTTTAACTCGTCGGGCTCGTTTATGGATCTCATGATGGGAGAAACAACCGAAGACCTTGTCAGAGAGGTGGACGACTTGAGATCAGAGAACGAGTACTTGAAA gatgaggtggaggagctcCGCTGTGAGATGCTGGAAATGCGCGACATgttccaggaggaggaggtgtaccagctgcaggagctgcggctgcagctggagcaggCCAACAAGACCTGTCGCATCCTGCAGTACCGCCTCCGCAAGGCCGAGCGCCGCAGCATCCGGGTGGCTCAGACGGGACAGGTGGACGGGGAGCTGGTCCGGAGCCTGGAGCACGATATCAAG GTGGCAAAGAGCGTGTCCCTGCGGCTGTACAACGAGCTGGAGGTGGTGCAGAAGAAGAATTCCCAGTTGGAGTGGGAGAACGAGGCGCTGCGTGAGAAGACACAGGAGCTGGAGGTGGCCCGGCAGGTGTTACAGGCCGAGGTGGAGAAAGCCAGAGAG AGCActttgaagaagaagagcatCCGATCAACGTCCAGTAAGGCTGAGAAGAGGCTCTCTCAACAGATCGAG GATGACAGTGCCGATCTCAGGTGCCAACTCCACTTTGCCAAAGAGGAATTAGCTCTCATGTGCAAGAAGCTCACCAAGTTGGTATTAGAGAGCGAGGCCATGCGCGAGGAGCTGGCCAAATACCACTCAGCCTACGGCGACGTAGACGTCACCCAATCGCCTGAAGGCAAACAACACTCGGCCCGCGCCAGGGAGGCggaggtcaaagttcacctgAAGCTGGTGGAAGAGGAGGCCACGCTCCTGAGCCGGCGCATCGTTGAACTGGAGGTGGAGAACCGTGGCCTGCGAGCAGAAATGAGCGacctgagagagaaaatgggaagaggaggagcggaagaggaagaggaagagaatcGGGATGTGTCGGAGGAAAATGTGCCAGCTGGCACACCGGTGAAGGACGGAGAGGGAGGTTTGAAAACAGGGTGCAAGTACGAGCAGGTTCAGGAcaaggaagcagaaaaaaaggttgAGGCATCTTCGCTTTGTGGCCAAGCACAGACTGAGGGGACGATCACGGCTTGTCATATCACTCGAGAGGGTCCTGTGGGTGGTGAGTGGGACCCTTCAGACAGTCCTGAGAGTGATCACAACAAAAGCCCTGACAGAGGTCTCAAAGGGATGACGGTGAAGGACTATGAAACCCTTCTAGCTCTCAGAGATCACTCCTGCATTTTGGGTTCGGCCATCCAGCTCCTGATGACGCCACCGAAGAACGGCCACTGCTCATCCCCCTCCAGTGCTTTTACCTCTGCGCCAGAGGTGGACTTGAATGGCAAGGCACAGAAGACGTTCCTGCCGGGGCCTTTGAATGAGGCTTTGGAGCTCCTACAGGCCATGCTGTTGGCTTTCATCGGGAGGGTGGAGACGATTCTAACAGGAGAAGATTTCGGCAAACTCTCCGCTCACAAGGACGGACACGTGTGGGATTCCTAcactttctcctttctctccggAGATCGTGATGTGGATGCTCTGAGTAAGCAGGAGTGTGTGGAAGACCTCCACACACCAGAGTctaaggagagagaaaaacagatgagaaaagCAGTTTCCTCACAGTGGGATCTCATCCACAGCTGCAGGGACCCAAAAATGCAGCTTTCCTTGCAGATTCTGCAGATCCTCCATCAGTGGTGTGAAGTTAAAGGGCCTGGGCTGGAGGGAAAAGAG ggtAAAGACAAAACCATGTCTGTGCTGCGGGGGTTGTTGCAGGACCTCGGTGCAGAGCTTCGGGATGAGAGGATTGAATCTGACAGGGAAGCCAAGGCCACGCAGGCCAAGGCAGCCGAG TGTGCCGTCAGTCGTATCCTTTATGATGAACAGCACGCTGAAGCTGACAG gatGTGCAACtcaaaaaggaaaagatttgGACGACAGTTTCCTCCGCACGGCTGTACGAGGAAGAACTGGTGCTATCTGAGCCAGGAGGCTGCCCAGCTGGACCGAGAGGACCCCGTTAAGACGTGGGACCATCTAATCATGCCGCTTAGCTTCCCTGATCTTGACTTCGAGCAGATGTCCCTGGAGCGAAGCCACACTGCCCCAGAGAAGTCGGCCTTCCGCATCTACTACAGCCCCCCTTCAGCCCGCAGAGTCCAGCTGGCTCAGCGGAAGCAAAGCCCCGTCGCAGACAGCGAATCTGTCGACACAGCCTCTCCCTGGTGCACGCCGCCGACCTCCTTCGCCTCGCTCTGTCTGGGCTCATCCGCGAACCTGAGCGACGACATGAAGGAAATGACGGCCAGCTGGAGGCAGACGGTTCACGCCAGTTCACAGGAGCGGAGAGGGAGATCGCAGGGGCGGTGGGTGGACGTGGTCTGCTCGGGGACTCAGACCCACCTGAAGCCGCTGATGGTGAGTGTTGGTCTGCAGACAGATGGGACAGTTAGTGTGAGAGGCAGTCCCTCCAGAGTCCTGAGCACCTCCCTGGTCTCTGCCCGCTCTCACCACATCTCCACCTCACTGGACGGGGTACCGAGCAGAATCGAGAGGTCCAGAGCCTCCACCTCCTCGCCTAAACTGTACCGGAGACACTCCACATCCGGTGCATCCACTCCCCCTTCATCCACCAGTTtgagctcctcttcctcatctgcaTCCACCCCTAGAGATCGAGCACTGTGGAACCTGAATCACCAAAGCCACGCCGGCCTCTCGTGGACCCGACAAACCAGCCACAGAGCAGGTGCAGGACAGACCCAGGGCTCTCCCAAGCCTCCCAGCAAATCTGCAGGCGCCAACCGTTACGGCGTGGTCACGGAGTTCCTGCGCAGGGTGAGCGGCCGGGCAGAGAAACCTGCACCGGGGTCGGGGCAGAAGACGAAGAGCGGTCTGAAGAGCCTGGAACGCGTTCCGACGAGGCCTCCTGCCGCCCCGCTGCACAGGAACGACAGCGTGACGAGGATCGTCAACCAGAGGTTCATGAGGCAGCGAGAGGAGACCACTCGGgcccagagagaggagaaggggagcaGCCTGAACCACGGCGTCAGACACAGCCTCAGTCCCGTCAGCACAGAG GATGGAAACTACgactgcagctccagcagcacctTGGCCTTCTGCTTCGCCCGCTCGTCTCGCTCCGCCCAGAGACAAACGTCAAACCAGAGCAAAGTCCAGCGGCACAGAGACTCGGCCGCAAACTCAGAACTGTGA
- the LOC143327291 gene encoding uncharacterized protein LOC143327291: MESVFSRFDSYDFEGDRRFQDGLKTLGGSSSSGDESKLLDTKLFFYNRFVEPIDRSSYKQWSSASPHATQMEPRTLSDSDLSTRQAAETSAETEATQLSFAEVMRLVQEGKEVPGVTKVDIKPTNQSPTPSQMERILKPWEISSVSK, encoded by the exons ATGGAGTCTGTTTTCTCGAGGTTTGACTCTTATGACTTCGAGGGTGATCGGCGGTTTCAGGACGGACTGAAGACTTTAGgcgggagcagcagcagcggggaCGAGAGCAAACTGCTGGACACGAAGCTGTTCTTCTACAACAG GTTTGTGGAGCCCATTGACCGGAGCAGCTACAAACAGTGGAGCTCCGCTTCTCCTCATGCGACACAGATGGAGCCGAGGACACTGTCAGACTCTGATCTCAGCACCAGGCAGGCAGCAGAAACCTCTGCAGAGACGGAGGCCACGCAGCTCTCCTTTGCCGAGGTGATGCGCCTGGTTcaggagggaaaggaggtgCCCGGAGTGACGAAGGTGGACATAAAACCCACCAACCAGAGTCCCACTCCCTCTCAGATGGAAAGGATACTGAAACCCTGGGAAATATCATCGGTTTCAAAGTGA
- the LOC143327326 gene encoding oxysterol-binding protein-related protein 2-like yields the protein MNSEEEFYDAETGLESDDSCEVSFKDALVFDSKQVTDGRATQENGVWERRKALPAEMISRNNFSVWSILKKCIGMELSKIAMPVVFNEPLSFLQRISEYMEHTHLIHKACSLSDSIDRMQVVAAFAVSSVASQWERTGKPFNPLLGETYELIREDEGYRLISEQVSHHPPVSAFHAQSLKQEFEFHGSIYPKLKFWGKSVEAEPKGTMTLELLKHKEAYTWTNPMCCVHNIILGKLWIEQYGTVEIVNHSTGDKCVLNFKPCGMFGKELHRVEGYIQDKSKKKRRVIYGKWTECMYSVDPKVYEANRKSDKKTAGDSKKLKPEHGCEGEEADEMPEVQETVTVIPGSALLWRIAPRPAHSAQMYNFTSFAMTLNELEPGTERLLAPTDCRLRPDIRAMENGDIDAASTEKERLEEKQRASRRERSKDEQEWSTRWFQLGTNPHTGAEDWLYTGGYFDRNYADCPNIY from the exons ATGAACAGCGAAGAAGAGTTTTACGACGCTGAGACAG GGCTGGAGTCAGATGATTCCTGTGAGGTCAGTTTTAAAGATGCCCTGGTGTTTGACAGCAAGCAGGTGACTGATGGCCGCGCCACGCAGGAAAATGGAGTGTGGGAGCGCAG GAAAGCCCTGCCTGCTGAAATGATCTCCAGAAACAATTTCAGCGTCTGGAGTATACTCAAGAAATGCATCGGCATG GAGCTGTCCAAAATAGCGATGCCAGTTGTGTTTAACGAGCCGCTGAGCTTCCTCCAGAGAATCTCGGAGTACATGGAACACACTCACCTCATCCACAAAGCCTGCAGTCTGTCTGACTCAATAGACCGCATGCAG GTGGTTGCTGCGTTTGCTGTTTCTTCTGTAGCATCTCAATGGGAAAGGACTGGAAAGCCATTTAATCCTTTGCTGGGGGAGACATATGAGCTGATAAG AGAGGACGAGGGGTACAGATTGATCTCAGAGCAGGTGAGCCACCACCCCCCCGTCAGTGCCTTCCACGCCCAGTCTCTGAAGCAGGAGTTCGAGTTTCACGGCTCCATCTACCCGAAGCTCAAGTTCTGGGGGAAAAGTGTGGAGGCCGAGCCCAAAGGCACCATGacgctggagctgctgaa ACATAAAGAAGCGTACACGTGGACAAACCCAATGTGTTGTGTGCATAACATCATCCTGGGCAAACTCTGGATCGAGCAATACGGAACCGTGGAGATCGTCAATCACAG CACGGGTGATAAGTGCGTGTTGAACTTCAAACCGTGTGGCATGTTTGGGAAAGAGCTGCACAGAGTAGAAGGTTACATCCAAGACAAAAG TAAGAAGAAGCGACGGGTGATCTATGGAAAGTGGACAGAGTGCATGTACAGCGTGGACCCCAAGGTTTACgaagcaaacaggaagtcagacaagAAGACGGCGGGAGACTCTAAAAAGCTGAAACCG gaacaTGGCTGTGAAGGTGAGGAAGCAGATGAGATGCCAGAAGTTCAagagactgtgactgtgatacCAGGAAGTGCCTTACTGTGGAGGATAGCGCCGCGGCCTGCTCACTCAGCACAG ATGTATAACTTCACCAGCTTTGCCATGACACTAAACGAGCTGGAGCCCGGCACGGAGAGACTACTGGCACCAACAGACTGCCGGCTGAGGCCCGACATCAGAGCCATGGAAAATGGAGACATAG ACGCAGCAAGTACAGAGAAAGAGCGGTTAGAGGAGAAACAAAGGGCCTCTCGCAGGGAGCGCTCCAAGGATGAGCAGGAGTGGTCAACCAG aTGGTTTCAGCTGGGAACAAACCCTCACACGGGAGCGGAGGATTGGCTGTACACAGGTGGATACTTTGACAGGAATTACGCTGACTGTCCCAACATTTATTGA